Proteins from one Drosophila gunungcola strain Sukarami chromosome 3R, Dgunungcola_SK_2, whole genome shotgun sequence genomic window:
- the LOC128266747 gene encoding chorion peroxidase has product MKRILFISLLLLVTQFGESQAAAFSVRQNRFDEVPDLQTPAPEAKSTETSEKSEKATSGLLKKCEKCKEGIKCVPQIQCPAHVRMESHEKPQICDLPAGKFGYCCQTGQNHTGPRLESSSKERRSGFPTILSPSVLDEARRNFEHLMHGVAQIPVRRGFPDFAHGLVFHSTAKDDLHNFAISNSAIEQVMTTQLFGKKEQVPVDDFITNNVPIKFTETPLAQHCQSNPICRDVRSVYRSLDGTCNNPLPERSLWGAAGQPMERLLPPAYEDGVWTPRAHSSDGTPLLGARKISRTLLTDVDRPHPMYNLLVMQFGQVLAHDISQTSSVRLEDGNLVQCCSPEGKTALSPQQSHFACMPIHVEPDDEFFAAFGVRCLNFVRLSLVPSPDCQLGYGKQMSKVTHFVDASPVYGSSDEASRSLRAFRGGRLRMMNDFGRDLLPLTNDKKACPSEEAGKSCFHSGDGRTNQIISLITLQILLAREHNRVADALSQLNPSASDEWLFQEARRIVVAEMQHITYNEFLPIIIGPQQMKRFRLVPLHQGYAHDYNVNVNPAITNEFSGAAYRMGHSSVDGKFQIRQEHGHIDEVVNIPDVMFNPSRMRKREFYDDMLRTLYSQPMQQVDSSISQGLSRFLFRGDNPFGLDLAAINIQRGRDQGLRSYNDYLELMGASKLQSFQQFPSEIGQKLSRVYRTPDDIDLWVGGLLERAVDGGVVGVTFAEIIADQFARFKQGDRYYYEYDNGVNPGAFTPPQLQELRKVTLARLLCDNSDRLTLQAVPLAAFIRADHPGNQMIGCDDPSLPAVNLEAWRT; this is encoded by the exons ATGAaacgcattttatttatttcactgCTATTACTTGTCACGCAATTTGGCGAATCACAGGCGGCGGCATTTTCTGTTCGCCAAAACCGCTTCGATGAAGTTCCAGACTTACAAACTCCAGCACCAGAGGCCAAATCCACGGAAACTTCTGAGAAATCTGAAAAAG CCACAAGCGGTCTActgaaaaaatgtgaaaaatgtaAGGAAGGTATAAAATGCGTGCCCCAAATCCAGTGTCCTGCCCACGTTCGCATGGAAAGCCATGAAAAACCGCAAATTTGCGATCTGCCGGCTGGGAAATTTGGCTACTGCTGCCAGACGGGACAGAACCACACCGGTCCACGTTTGGAGTCTTCGTCGAAGGAGCGACGATCCGGATTTCCCACCATCTTGTCCCCTTCTGTTTTGGATGAGGCGCGTCGCAATTTCGAGCACCTGATGCATGGAGTGGCACAGATTCCTGTTCGGCGAGGATTTCCCGATTTTGCCCACGGCCTGGTGTTCCATTCGACGGCCAAGGATGATTTGCACAATTTTGCCATTTCAAACAGTGCCATCGAACAGGTGATGACCACTCAGTTGTTTGGCAAAAAGGAGCAGGTTCCCGTAGACGATTTTATTACCAACAATGTGCCGATCAAGTTTACGGAAACACCGTTGGCTCAGCACTGTCAGTCGAATCCGATTTGCCGGGACGTCCGATCAGTATATCGCAGTTTGGATGGCACCTGCAATAATCCCCTGCCCGAAAGGTCGCTGTGGGGTGCTGCTGGTCAGCCCATGGAGCGCCTACTGCCCCCCGCTTATGAAGATGGCGTCTGGACACCGAGGGCCCACTCCTCTGATGGAACACCTCTGTTAGGCGCCCGCAAGATCTCACGCACTTTGCTCACGGACGTTGATCGTCCACATCCCATGTACAATCTCCTGGTGATGCAGTTTGGACAGGTCCTG GCACATGACATTTCTCAAACTTCTTCGGTGCGCCTCGAGGATGGAAACCTGGTGCAATGCTGTTCCCCCGAGGGAAAGACCGCTCTGAGTCCACAGCAAAGCCACTTCGCCTGCATGCCGATACATGTTGAGCCGGATGATGAGTTCTTCGCAGCCTTTGGAGTGCGTTGTTTGAACTTTGTAAGGTTGTCGCTGGTGCCCAGTCCCGATTGCCAACTGGGATATGGCAAACAGATGAGCAAAGTGACGCACTTTGTGGACGCTTCGCCGGTTTACGGATCAAGCGATGAAGCATCTCGTAGCCTGAGAGCCTTCCGGGGCGGCCGTCTGCGAATGATGAATGATTTTGGACGAGATCTCCTGCCCCTGACGAACGACAAGAAGGCCTGTCCCAGCGAGGAAGCTGGAAAGTCTTGTTTCCACTCGG GTGACGGACGGACTAATCAGATCATATCTTTAATAACCCTTCAAATTCTACTGGCTCGCGAGCACAACCGTGTGGCAGACGCGTTGAGCCAACTTAATCCTTCTGCCAGCGACGAATGGCTTTTCCAGGAGGCTCGACGCATCGTTGTTGCCGAGATGCAGCACATCACCTACAACGAGTTTTTGCCCATAATCATTGGGCCGCAGCAGATGAAGCGCTTCCGTTTGGTACCACTGCATCAGGGCTACGCTCACGATTACAATGTCAATGTGAATCCGGCTATTACCAACGAATTCTCTGGCGCTGCCTATCGCATGGGCCATTCCAG TGTCGACGGCAAGTTCCAAATACGTCAGGAGCATGGACATATCGATGAGGTGGTTAATATCCCGGATGTGATGTTTAATCCATCGCGGATGCGCAAACGCGAGTTCTACGACGATATGCTGCGCACTCTTTACAGCCAGCCCATGCAGCAGGTGGACAGTTCAATCAGCCAGGGG CTTAGTCGTTTCCTGTTCCGCGGAGATAATCCCTTTGGCCTGGATCTAGCTGCTATAAATATTCAGCGAGGACGCGACCAAGGACTACGCAGCTACAACGACTACTTGGAATTGATGGGGGCGTCCAAACTGCAGAGCTTCCAGCAGTTTCCCAGTGAA ATTGGCCAGAAGCTTTCGCGCGTTTACCGCACCCCGGATGACATTGACCTGTGGGTGGGCGGTCTGCTGGAGAGGGCCGTCGACGGTGGTGTTGTGGGAGTGACCTTTGCCGAAATCATTGCCGATCAGTTCGCACGCTTCAAGCAGGGCGATCGGTACTACTATGAGTACGATAATGGGGTCAATCCTGGCGCCTTTACCCCACCGCAATTGCAGGAGCTGCGCAAGGTGACGTTGGCCCGCCTGCTCTGCGACAATTCCGATCGCCTCACACTTCAAGCGGTGCCATTGGCCGCATTCATACGGGCTGATCATCCCGG CAACCAAATGATTGGCTGTGATGATCCCAGCCTACCTGCTGTTAATTTGGAGGCATGGCGCACTTGA